A window of the Streptomyces sp. NBC_00454 genome harbors these coding sequences:
- a CDS encoding helix-turn-helix domain-containing protein, whose amino-acid sequence MTSSERESPGRSVGDGRAGSDPGRLRTVAGFIEALRTLKAVEGLSLRELQRRTGLPHTTIAHALQPERPSLPPWDRVRALLVAFGVPEAALPRWKEAWTRLRLSPDGHAGPDPTRDPQTPPPSPPIPAEASTPVPGPGPAPDPGPEEPAPGADARGLRGLRGLRGLRSPRRGPRWRRAVTHAVALVLGAALGAAAMATTVPPRTPAATHAGYPVEEQGCPSASPAPTPPAKSPKPAPPASNGAAPSSPKTPAAWVARPAGDQQILSGTDFVLPVVSPVAEGDALVVSLMLTSTCPGRVEVTDTRGDEFRIVGDETDSSRHRTMLLAAFHVRPLTTADSIHVVYPHASKYNVTVDEFRGVGEAVGHAQAHGESGRTAFSTGSSRLDCAAGDLLVGAVGTNTGTAPAFAAEWTALPESKLSSYRLTSAYRTVPAAQSCALTGTTTAQWGAVMTALR is encoded by the coding sequence ATGACCAGTTCGGAGCGGGAGAGTCCGGGTCGGAGCGTCGGCGACGGCCGGGCGGGGTCGGATCCGGGACGGCTGCGCACCGTGGCCGGGTTCATCGAGGCCCTGCGCACGCTGAAAGCGGTGGAAGGCCTGTCCTTACGGGAGTTGCAGCGCCGCACCGGACTGCCGCACACCACCATCGCGCACGCCCTGCAACCCGAACGCCCTTCGCTGCCCCCGTGGGACCGGGTCCGGGCGCTGCTCGTGGCCTTCGGCGTGCCGGAGGCGGCGCTGCCGCGCTGGAAGGAAGCCTGGACGAGGCTCCGGCTCTCCCCGGACGGCCACGCCGGCCCGGACCCGACCCGGGACCCGCAGACGCCCCCGCCCTCGCCCCCGATCCCGGCCGAGGCCTCAACCCCGGTTCCGGGCCCCGGCCCTGCCCCCGATCCCGGCCCCGAGGAGCCGGCCCCCGGGGCGGACGCGCGGGGGCTACGGGGGCTACGGGGCTTACGGGGGCTACGGAGCCCAAGGCGCGGCCCGAGGTGGCGCCGGGCGGTCACCCACGCCGTGGCCCTCGTCCTCGGCGCCGCCCTCGGAGCGGCGGCGATGGCCACGACGGTCCCGCCCCGGACCCCGGCCGCCACGCACGCGGGGTATCCGGTGGAGGAACAGGGCTGCCCGTCCGCGAGCCCGGCGCCCACACCGCCGGCCAAGTCGCCCAAGCCGGCCCCGCCCGCAAGCAATGGCGCTGCGCCTTCGTCACCGAAGACGCCCGCCGCTTGGGTGGCGCGCCCCGCGGGGGACCAGCAGATCCTGTCCGGCACCGATTTCGTGCTGCCCGTCGTGTCCCCGGTCGCGGAGGGGGACGCGCTGGTCGTCAGCCTCATGCTGACGAGCACCTGCCCCGGCCGGGTAGAGGTGACGGACACCAGAGGCGACGAGTTCCGGATCGTGGGCGACGAGACGGACAGCTCCAGGCACCGGACGATGCTCCTCGCCGCGTTCCACGTGCGTCCGCTCACCACGGCCGACTCGATCCACGTGGTCTACCCGCACGCGAGCAAGTACAACGTCACGGTGGACGAGTTCCGCGGGGTCGGCGAGGCGGTAGGCCACGCGCAGGCCCACGGCGAGTCCGGCAGGACCGCTTTCAGCACCGGTTCGAGCAGGCTCGACTGCGCGGCGGGGGACCTCCTGGTCGGCGCGGTGGGCACCAACACCGGGACCGCTCCGGCGTTCGCGGCCGAGTGGACCGCGCTGCCGGAGAGCAAGCTGTCCTCCTACCGGCTGACCAGCGCCTACCGGACCGTCCCGGCCGCCCAGTCGTGCGCGCTGACGGGAACCACCACGGCCCAGTGGGGCGCGGTCATGACGGCCCTGCGCTGA
- a CDS encoding Gfo/Idh/MocA family protein codes for MSYDLKSTEDGSAGAASGPRPRVGLLGTGPWAHRTHAPALAAHTGSEFAGVWGRRPEAAAELARQYGVKVYEDPDALFADCDAVAFALPPDVQAPLAVRAAAAGCHLLLDKPVATTAADARAVADAVVEHRVASVVFLTLRFAEPTAGWVAQQAERSGWFTAAAHWLGAVFPPDGEPSAYADSPWRKAKGGLWDVGPHALSVLIPVLGDVTSVSATRGPSDVVQLALRHTSGAASTAVLSLSSPRAAAGVGLELRGAEGVFGLPEWSNVPGAYGSALDALLTAARTGVPDTRGAEFGARLTEILAEAEGQLPG; via the coding sequence ATTTCGTACGATTTGAAGTCCACCGAAGACGGTTCCGCAGGGGCCGCTTCCGGGCCGCGCCCCCGCGTCGGACTGCTGGGAACCGGCCCCTGGGCCCACCGCACCCACGCGCCCGCCCTCGCCGCGCACACCGGCTCCGAGTTCGCCGGAGTCTGGGGCCGGCGCCCCGAAGCCGCGGCCGAGCTCGCACGCCAGTACGGCGTGAAGGTGTACGAAGACCCCGACGCGCTGTTCGCCGACTGTGACGCCGTGGCCTTCGCCCTGCCGCCCGACGTGCAGGCCCCGCTCGCCGTCCGCGCGGCGGCCGCCGGATGCCACCTGCTGCTCGACAAGCCCGTCGCCACGACCGCGGCCGACGCCCGCGCGGTCGCCGACGCCGTCGTCGAACACCGGGTCGCCTCCGTCGTCTTCCTGACCCTCCGCTTCGCCGAGCCCACCGCCGGCTGGGTGGCGCAGCAGGCGGAGCGCTCGGGCTGGTTCACCGCGGCCGCCCACTGGCTCGGCGCGGTCTTCCCGCCCGACGGCGAGCCCAGCGCCTACGCCGACTCGCCCTGGCGCAAGGCCAAGGGCGGGCTCTGGGACGTGGGCCCGCACGCCCTGTCCGTACTCATCCCCGTCCTCGGCGACGTCACCTCGGTCAGCGCCACCCGCGGCCCGTCCGACGTGGTCCAACTGGCCCTGCGCCACACCTCCGGCGCGGCCAGCACCGCCGTCCTGAGCCTCAGCTCCCCGCGCGCCGCCGCCGGAGTGGGCCTGGAACTGCGCGGGGCCGAGGGCGTCTTCGGCCTGCCGGAGTGGAGCAACGTCCCGGGTGCCTACGGCAGCGCCCTGGACGCACTGCTCACGGCCGCCCGTACCGGGGTGCCGGACACCCGGGGCGCGGAGTTCGGCGCCCGGCTGACGGAGATCCTGGCGGAGGCGGAGGGGCAGCTGCCGGGGTGA
- the glnII gene encoding glutamine synthetase, with protein MSYKAEYIWIDGTEPTAKLRSKTKIMADGDALPIWGFDGSSTNQAEGHASDRVLQPVFTCPDPIRGGDHVLVLCEVLNIDMTPHESNTRAQLRPIAEKFAGQAPIFGIEQEYTFFDGTRPLGFPVNGFPAAQGGYYCGVGSDEIFGREIVEKHLDHCLTAGLAISGINAEVMPGQWEFQVGPVGPLEVSDQLWIARWLLYRTAEDFNVSATLNPKPVKGDWNGAGAHTNFSTKAMREDYRAIISAAESLGEGSKPLDHVKNYGAGIDERLTGLHETAPWNEYSYGVSDRGASVRIPWQVEKDGKGYIEDRRPNANVDPYVVTRLITDTCCTALEKDGLV; from the coding sequence GTGAGCTACAAGGCTGAGTACATCTGGATCGACGGAACCGAGCCGACGGCGAAGCTGCGCTCCAAGACGAAGATCATGGCGGACGGAGACGCGCTGCCGATCTGGGGCTTCGACGGTTCGAGCACCAACCAGGCCGAGGGCCACGCCTCCGACCGCGTGCTTCAGCCTGTGTTCACCTGCCCGGACCCGATCCGCGGCGGCGACCACGTCCTCGTCCTGTGCGAGGTCCTCAACATCGACATGACCCCCCACGAGTCGAACACCCGCGCGCAGCTGCGTCCGATCGCCGAGAAGTTCGCGGGCCAGGCCCCGATCTTCGGCATCGAGCAGGAGTACACCTTCTTCGACGGGACCCGCCCGCTCGGCTTCCCGGTCAACGGCTTCCCGGCCGCGCAGGGCGGCTACTACTGCGGCGTCGGCTCGGACGAGATCTTCGGCCGGGAGATCGTCGAGAAGCACCTGGACCACTGCCTCACGGCGGGTCTGGCCATCTCCGGCATCAACGCCGAGGTCATGCCCGGACAGTGGGAGTTCCAGGTCGGCCCGGTCGGCCCGCTGGAGGTCTCCGACCAGCTGTGGATCGCGCGCTGGCTGCTCTACCGCACCGCCGAGGACTTCAACGTCTCCGCGACGCTGAACCCGAAGCCGGTCAAGGGCGACTGGAACGGCGCGGGCGCGCACACCAACTTCTCCACGAAGGCGATGCGCGAGGACTACCGCGCGATCATCTCCGCGGCCGAGTCGCTGGGCGAGGGCAGCAAGCCGCTGGACCACGTCAAGAACTACGGCGCGGGCATCGACGAGCGCCTGACCGGCCTGCACGAGACGGCTCCGTGGAACGAGTACAGCTACGGGGTCTCCGACCGCGGCGCCTCCGTCCGCATCCCGTGGCAGGTGGAGAAGGACGGCAAGGGCTACATCGAGGACCGGCGCCCGAACGCGAACGTGGACCCGTACGTGGTCACCCGCCTCATCACGGACACCTGCTGCACCGCCCTGGAGAAGGACGGCCTGGTCTGA
- a CDS encoding winged helix-turn-helix domain-containing protein, with the protein MANTRSFAPAASAATAPLTYPTFPPSPRHRLRSVDRDEVARVVDFLPPGATWLPAPQHTLPTLPGQPPMVGYLVLVPADQQPIAFAPQSVPAAQTGPEDDSTIAGDALVRIDPAQRTAEVDGQVLDLTYLEFELLAHLVAHPHRVHSRDQLVTTVWGYGHVGDGRTVDVHVARLRRKLGTAHRGAIQTVRRVGYKYAP; encoded by the coding sequence ATGGCAAACACCCGTTCCTTCGCCCCTGCCGCCTCCGCTGCGACCGCTCCCCTGACCTACCCGACCTTCCCCCCCAGTCCGCGCCACCGCCTGCGGTCCGTGGACCGGGACGAGGTGGCCCGCGTCGTGGACTTCCTCCCGCCCGGCGCCACCTGGCTGCCGGCCCCGCAGCACACCCTGCCCACCCTGCCGGGCCAGCCGCCGATGGTCGGCTACCTGGTCCTCGTACCGGCCGATCAGCAGCCGATCGCCTTCGCCCCCCAGTCCGTTCCCGCCGCCCAGACCGGACCCGAGGATGATTCCACCATCGCCGGGGACGCCCTGGTCCGCATCGACCCGGCGCAGCGCACCGCCGAGGTGGACGGCCAGGTCCTGGACCTGACCTACCTGGAGTTCGAGCTGCTGGCCCACCTGGTCGCCCACCCGCACCGGGTGCACAGCCGGGACCAGCTCGTGACCACCGTCTGGGGCTACGGCCACGTCGGTGACGGCCGTACTGTCGACGTCCACGTCGCGCGGCTGCGCCGCAAGCTCGGCACGGCCCACCGCGGCGCGATCCAGACCGTGCGCCGGGTGGGGTACAAGTACGCCCCCTGA
- a CDS encoding PepSY-associated TM helix domain-containing protein has protein sequence MSFDQARGARAAGAGQLDTTSDPTPDATGDTATDAMPGSSGRRPGTWAALRPLLLRLHFYAGVLIAPLLFVAAATGLLYAGSWQAEKILYSDQLTVDGVGDSTLTLGSQVAAAKRAAPQGSVTAVWPAPEADATTRVIMESPGLAEGETLTVFVDPYTAEVRGKLTTVGDAPPLRAWLSEFHASLQLGEFGRNYSELAASWLWVVALGGLALWIGRRRTRKALLALPDRAATGRRRTLSWHGSVGVWLAIGLVGLSATGLTWSKYAGENVGELKDSLGGATPAVSAKIGGSAAGAAGGDHAGHVMTEGMEGMEMPPAPVDNVDIDQAVVLANSAGVTEYLRITLPAKGKGYVIKEQDKQVPVHLDAVSIDPADGRVIDELRFADYPLLAQLTRFGIDLHMGLTLGLVNQLALALLAVLLMCTIVWGYRMWWLRRPTKERRLSAGRPQPRGAWRKLPVALLLPLAAATAVVGWFLPLLGISLVAFLAVDVLLGFTAARRSRKAEGV, from the coding sequence ATGTCTTTCGACCAGGCCAGGGGGGCCCGCGCCGCGGGCGCCGGCCAGCTCGACACCACATCCGACCCCACACCCGACGCCACGGGTGACACCGCGACCGACGCCATGCCGGGATCCTCCGGCCGCAGGCCCGGCACCTGGGCCGCGCTGCGGCCGCTGCTCCTGCGGCTGCACTTCTACGCCGGGGTGCTGATAGCCCCGCTGCTGTTCGTCGCCGCCGCCACCGGGCTGCTCTACGCGGGTTCCTGGCAGGCCGAGAAGATCCTCTACTCCGACCAGCTGACGGTCGACGGCGTCGGCGACAGTACGCTGACGCTCGGCTCCCAGGTCGCCGCGGCGAAGAGGGCCGCGCCCCAGGGCTCGGTGACCGCCGTGTGGCCCGCACCCGAGGCGGATGCCACCACCCGGGTGATCATGGAGAGCCCGGGACTCGCCGAGGGCGAGACCCTCACGGTGTTCGTCGATCCGTATACGGCCGAGGTGCGCGGGAAGCTCACCACAGTCGGCGACGCGCCGCCCCTGCGGGCCTGGCTGAGCGAGTTCCACGCCAGCCTCCAGCTGGGGGAGTTCGGGCGGAACTACAGCGAGCTCGCCGCGAGCTGGCTGTGGGTCGTCGCCCTGGGCGGGCTCGCGCTGTGGATCGGCCGCAGGCGCACCCGTAAGGCGCTGCTGGCCCTTCCCGACCGGGCCGCGACCGGCCGGCGCAGGACGCTGTCCTGGCACGGATCGGTCGGCGTCTGGCTCGCCATCGGCCTCGTCGGCCTCTCCGCCACCGGCCTGACCTGGTCGAAGTACGCCGGCGAGAACGTCGGAGAGCTCAAGGACAGCCTCGGCGGGGCCACCCCGGCCGTCTCCGCCAAGATCGGCGGCTCCGCGGCCGGCGCCGCGGGCGGGGACCACGCCGGCCATGTCATGACCGAGGGCATGGAGGGCATGGAGATGCCGCCGGCCCCCGTCGACAACGTGGACATCGACCAGGCGGTGGTGCTCGCCAATTCCGCCGGGGTCACCGAATACCTGCGGATCACCCTGCCCGCCAAGGGCAAGGGGTATGTGATCAAGGAGCAGGACAAGCAGGTGCCGGTGCACCTGGACGCCGTCTCGATCGACCCCGCCGACGGCCGGGTCATCGACGAACTCCGCTTCGCGGACTACCCGTTGCTCGCCCAGCTCACCCGCTTCGGCATCGACCTGCACATGGGCCTGACCCTCGGGCTCGTCAACCAGCTGGCGCTGGCCCTGCTGGCGGTCCTGCTGATGTGCACGATCGTCTGGGGCTACCGCATGTGGTGGCTGCGCCGCCCGACCAAGGAGCGCAGGCTCTCGGCCGGCCGCCCGCAGCCGCGCGGGGCCTGGCGGAAGCTGCCGGTGGCGCTGCTGCTGCCGCTGGCCGCGGCCACGGCGGTCGTGGGCTGGTTCCTGCCGCTGCTCGGGATCAGCCTGGTGGCGTTCCTGGCCGTCGACGTGCTGCTGGGATTCACGGCGGCGCGCCGGTCGCGGAAGGCCGAGGGGGTCTAG
- a CDS encoding rhomboid-like protein — translation MNSLRWKVPLGAVYTGGVQLGAYALERLDPAARERVLRACSTNADNLDAGRWETLPASAFLVEEPMPLPYALLLMAALGYCEYAYGAWWTAAAFLFGHGAATLLVYGVLRRTAGPRTRRAVDVGTSYGFNAVLGVLTSALPRGPVRTAARAGLLALAARPVLMRGRTFTDAGHLVALGLGLGVSVAADYLSGAKSPKIIWMTRVTP, via the coding sequence GTGAACTCACTGCGCTGGAAGGTGCCGCTGGGCGCCGTGTACACGGGCGGGGTCCAGCTGGGGGCGTACGCCCTGGAACGGCTGGATCCGGCGGCCCGCGAGCGGGTGCTGCGCGCCTGTTCGACCAATGCCGACAATCTCGACGCCGGCCGCTGGGAGACCCTGCCGGCCAGCGCGTTCCTCGTCGAGGAGCCGATGCCGCTGCCGTACGCGCTGCTCCTGATGGCGGCCCTCGGCTACTGCGAATACGCGTACGGGGCCTGGTGGACGGCCGCCGCCTTCCTGTTCGGGCACGGCGCGGCGACCCTGCTGGTCTACGGGGTGCTGCGCAGGACGGCCGGTCCGCGGACCCGGCGGGCGGTGGACGTGGGCACGAGCTACGGGTTCAACGCCGTGCTCGGCGTGCTGACCTCGGCGCTGCCGCGCGGGCCGGTGCGCACGGCGGCCCGGGCGGGGCTGCTGGCGCTCGCGGCGCGGCCCGTCCTGATGCGGGGCCGGACCTTCACGGACGCCGGGCACCTGGTGGCACTGGGGCTCGGCCTGGGGGTGTCCGTGGCCGCCGATTACCTTTCCGGAGCGAAATCTCCGAAAATCATATGGATGACACGCGTCACCCCCTGA
- a CDS encoding tyrosine-protein phosphatase produces MTATPATTVANLRDLGGTPLSGGRTVRPGLVLRSGQLDRLDVDSDPAVAALGLRTVIDFRTDAERADHPDRVPAGARLLIADALADKMSSGPAGMPVAAQLKDLLSDPAVAEEHLGGGKAQALFGGVYRSLVSSGSAQASYRTLLTELADPQSGPLLFHCTAGKDRTGWGATVVLSLLGADDETLMSEYLSVNPAVRQAFAPMIEGFTAAGGDPDIALALIGVFPSYLEAAMDEVNTRYGSMEKYVREGLGISDETVEALRARLIA; encoded by the coding sequence ATGACCGCCACCCCCGCAACGACCGTCGCCAACCTCCGCGACCTCGGCGGCACCCCGCTCTCCGGCGGCCGCACGGTCCGCCCCGGCCTGGTGCTCCGCTCCGGCCAGCTCGACCGGCTCGACGTGGACAGCGACCCGGCGGTGGCCGCGCTGGGCCTGCGTACGGTCATCGACTTCCGCACCGACGCCGAGCGCGCCGACCACCCCGACCGGGTGCCGGCCGGTGCCCGGCTGCTCATAGCCGACGCCCTGGCCGACAAGATGAGCTCCGGCCCGGCCGGCATGCCCGTCGCCGCACAGCTCAAGGACCTGCTGTCCGACCCGGCGGTCGCCGAGGAGCACCTGGGCGGCGGCAAGGCGCAGGCCCTGTTCGGCGGCGTCTACCGTTCACTGGTGAGCTCCGGCTCCGCGCAGGCCTCGTACCGGACGCTGCTCACCGAGCTCGCCGACCCGCAGTCGGGCCCGCTGCTCTTCCACTGCACGGCGGGCAAGGACCGTACGGGCTGGGGTGCGACCGTCGTCCTGTCGCTGCTCGGCGCCGACGACGAGACGCTGATGAGCGAGTACCTGTCGGTCAACCCGGCGGTGCGCCAGGCCTTCGCCCCGATGATCGAGGGGTTCACGGCGGCCGGCGGGGACCCGGACATCGCACTGGCCCTGATCGGCGTCTTCCCCTCGTACCTGGAGGCGGCGATGGACGAGGTGAACACCCGCTACGGCTCGATGGAGAAGTACGTGCGCGAGGGCCTCGGCATCTCCGACGAGACGGTCGAGGCGCTGCGCGCCCGCCTCATCGCCTAG
- a CDS encoding metal-dependent hydrolase: MSNTPPASPAPVASEHIELKARNVSFSWEDTPLHWLPGDPFANHTINVLHLLLPAGERWFVHVYKQVLPYITDDRLREDVVGFIGQEAMHASAHDDVLPHLKRLGLDPTPYTAQVDWLFEKMLGDRTLPPGKARKWWLMERVAMIAAIEHYTAFLGNWVLNAEELDRRGADPMMLDLLRWHGAEEVEHRSVAFDLFMHVDGNYRRRARTWATAFTALVFLWQRGSRYFMEHDPELPPGAKASVGQFHRSGRKGTLPSTGAMLKSIPTYLSRTYHPSQEGSTAQAVAYLASSPGANGGFTA; the protein is encoded by the coding sequence ATGTCTAATACGCCGCCCGCGTCGCCCGCCCCCGTGGCGTCGGAACACATAGAACTCAAGGCGCGGAACGTGTCCTTCTCCTGGGAGGACACCCCGCTCCACTGGCTGCCCGGCGATCCCTTCGCCAACCACACCATCAACGTGCTGCACCTCCTGCTCCCGGCGGGCGAGCGCTGGTTCGTGCACGTCTACAAGCAGGTGCTCCCGTACATCACGGACGACCGGCTGCGCGAGGACGTCGTCGGGTTCATCGGCCAGGAGGCCATGCACGCGAGCGCGCACGACGACGTGCTCCCGCACCTCAAGCGGCTGGGCCTGGACCCGACCCCGTACACGGCCCAGGTCGACTGGCTCTTCGAGAAGATGCTCGGCGACCGGACCCTGCCGCCGGGCAAGGCGCGCAAGTGGTGGCTGATGGAGCGCGTGGCGATGATCGCCGCCATCGAGCACTACACGGCGTTCCTGGGCAACTGGGTGCTGAACGCCGAGGAGCTGGACCGGCGCGGCGCGGACCCGATGATGCTGGACCTGCTGCGCTGGCACGGCGCGGAGGAGGTCGAACACCGCTCGGTGGCCTTCGACCTCTTCATGCACGTGGACGGCAACTACCGCCGCCGCGCCCGGACCTGGGCCACCGCCTTCACCGCGCTGGTCTTCCTGTGGCAGCGCGGCTCGCGCTACTTCATGGAACACGACCCCGAACTGCCGCCCGGCGCCAAGGCCTCGGTGGGCCAGTTCCACCGTTCGGGGCGCAAGGGCACCCTGCCGTCCACGGGCGCGATGCTGAAGTCGATCCCGACGTACCTGTCGCGCACCTACCACCCCTCGCAGGAGGGCTCGACGGCCCAGGCCGTCGCCTACCTGGCCTCCTCCCCCGGCGCGAACGGTGGTTTCACGGCATGA
- a CDS encoding 2Fe-2S iron-sulfur cluster-binding protein: MRRTTAISALAGGAALWLAKRAIGRRIDAGSPLWPLPALETPVSGYSPRRWIPALIVSREEPAQGVLSLVLESPELPEWTPGAHVDVQLPSGLVRQYSLCGDPSAKGRYTIAVRLVEDGRGGSREAHAQLVEGAELPVRPPRNRFPLEPADSYAFVAGGIGITPILPMLRAADARGASWTLLYGGRSRASMPFLAELASYGDRVTIAAQDESGLPDLARLSAPAPGTLVYCCGPAPLMAAVQAAVPESVPVHLERFAPATGSADARPFTVELQRSGRLVEVAAEESALTAVRRELPNTPYSCEQGFCGTCQHQVLSGAVDHRDTLLTDGEREDSMLLCVSRAATDHLVLDL, encoded by the coding sequence ATGAGGCGGACCACTGCGATCTCGGCACTCGCGGGCGGCGCGGCGCTCTGGCTCGCCAAGCGGGCGATCGGCCGGCGCATCGACGCCGGCTCCCCGCTCTGGCCGCTGCCCGCGCTGGAGACCCCGGTGTCGGGATATTCGCCGCGCCGGTGGATCCCCGCGCTGATCGTCTCGCGCGAGGAACCGGCGCAGGGGGTCCTGTCCCTGGTGCTGGAGTCCCCCGAGCTCCCGGAGTGGACCCCGGGCGCGCACGTGGACGTCCAGCTGCCTTCGGGGCTGGTCCGCCAGTACTCCCTGTGCGGGGACCCGTCGGCGAAGGGCCGCTACACCATCGCCGTCCGCCTCGTCGAGGACGGCCGCGGCGGCTCGCGCGAGGCGCACGCGCAGCTGGTGGAGGGCGCGGAGCTGCCGGTGCGGCCGCCGCGCAACCGCTTCCCGCTGGAGCCCGCGGACTCGTACGCCTTCGTCGCGGGCGGCATCGGCATCACCCCGATCCTCCCGATGCTGCGGGCCGCCGACGCGCGGGGCGCGTCCTGGACCCTCCTCTACGGGGGCCGCTCGCGCGCCTCGATGCCCTTCCTGGCCGAACTCGCGTCGTACGGGGACCGGGTCACGATCGCGGCGCAGGACGAGTCGGGCCTGCCCGACCTGGCCCGCCTCTCGGCCCCGGCGCCCGGCACCCTGGTCTACTGCTGCGGTCCGGCCCCCCTGATGGCCGCGGTTCAGGCGGCGGTCCCGGAGTCCGTGCCGGTCCACCTGGAACGCTTCGCCCCGGCGACCGGATCCGCGGACGCCCGCCCCTTCACCGTGGAACTCCAGCGCTCGGGGCGGCTGGTGGAGGTCGCGGCGGAGGAATCCGCCCTGACGGCCGTGCGCCGCGAGCTCCCCAACACCCCGTACTCCTGCGAGCAGGGCTTCTGCGGCACCTGCCAGCACCAGGTGCTGTCGGGGGCCGTCGACCACCGCGACACCCTCCTGACGGACGGCGAACGCGAGGACTCGATGCTGCTGTGCGTCTCCCGCGCGGCCACGGACCACCTGGTTCTGGACCTCTGA
- a CDS encoding TetR/AcrR family transcriptional regulator, which produces MTTGVRRRMGVEERRQQLIGVALELFSHRSPDDVSIDEIAAAAGISRPLVYHYFPGKLSLYEAALRRAADELALRFVEPQEGPLGARLLRVMGRFFAFVDDHGPGFSALMRGGPAVGSNRANAMIDEVRQAAYEQILAHLGVPAQAPPARLELVVRSWVSLAESTALIWLDGRRIPRAELELQLVHDFAALAAVSAAYDAEMAGILVRILVDEPADGPFGDLVGRLAALVPAAAETGVPAPRR; this is translated from the coding sequence ATGACAACCGGGGTGCGGCGCAGGATGGGTGTCGAGGAGCGGCGGCAGCAGCTGATCGGGGTGGCGCTGGAGCTGTTCAGCCACCGGTCGCCCGATGACGTCTCGATCGACGAGATCGCGGCGGCCGCCGGGATATCGCGGCCGCTCGTCTACCACTACTTCCCCGGCAAGCTGAGCCTCTACGAGGCTGCGCTGCGCCGGGCCGCCGACGAGCTGGCGCTGCGGTTCGTGGAACCGCAGGAGGGGCCGCTCGGGGCGCGGTTGCTGCGGGTCATGGGGCGTTTCTTCGCCTTCGTTGACGATCACGGGCCCGGGTTCTCGGCGCTGATGCGGGGCGGGCCGGCGGTCGGGAGCAACCGGGCCAACGCGATGATCGACGAGGTGCGCCAGGCCGCGTACGAGCAGATCCTGGCCCATCTAGGGGTCCCCGCACAGGCTCCGCCCGCGCGCCTCGAGCTGGTGGTGCGCTCGTGGGTGTCGCTGGCCGAGTCCACCGCGCTGATCTGGCTGGACGGGCGGCGGATCCCGCGCGCCGAGCTGGAGCTGCAACTGGTGCACGACTTCGCGGCGCTGGCCGCGGTGAGCGCCGCCTACGACGCGGAGATGGCGGGCATCCTCGTACGGATCCTCGTGGACGAGCCGGCCGACGGGCCGTTCGGGGACCTGGTGGGGCGGCTCGCGGCGCTCGTACCGGCGGCCGCGGAGACGGGCGTGCCCGCGCCGCGTCGATAA
- a CDS encoding N-acetyltransferase family protein, whose amino-acid sequence MIIDDGILFRQAEEKDAGTLVQLYDQAARWMRGQGIEQWKPGEKDPAHFQAVMREGEAWLASDGDGRTVGAYELWWSDEEAWGIQPPVAGYVHRLMVERETAPAGAGRRLLEHAERRIARTGRERARLDCVSTNPRLIAYYQGAGYRVVGEFPHKEGKDGRVYGVILLEKRLDRLTLV is encoded by the coding sequence GTGATCATTGACGACGGGATCTTGTTCCGGCAGGCCGAGGAGAAGGACGCCGGCACGCTGGTGCAGCTGTACGACCAGGCCGCCCGCTGGATGCGCGGGCAGGGGATCGAGCAGTGGAAGCCCGGGGAGAAGGACCCCGCGCACTTCCAGGCGGTCATGCGGGAGGGCGAGGCGTGGCTCGCCTCGGACGGCGACGGGCGCACCGTCGGGGCGTACGAGCTGTGGTGGTCCGACGAGGAGGCCTGGGGCATCCAGCCGCCCGTCGCGGGCTACGTGCACCGGCTCATGGTCGAACGCGAGACCGCGCCCGCCGGGGCCGGCCGGCGGCTGCTCGAACATGCCGAGCGGCGCATCGCCAGGACCGGCCGCGAACGGGCGCGGCTGGACTGCGTCTCCACCAACCCCCGGCTGATCGCTTACTACCAGGGTGCGGGCTACCGGGTGGTCGGGGAGTTCCCCCACAAGGAGGGCAAGGACGGGCGGGTGTACGGGGTGATCCTGCTGGAGAAGCGGCTGGACCGGCTCACCCTGGTCTGA